The genomic DNA ACAGCGGAGGGAGCAGAACAGTCTGCCTGCGTCAGTGATGGAAGAGTAACCGGACCCTCGGGACGGACGGGATAAATAAAGCAGCGAGGAGCCTGGGTAATACTACCCATCTGCCCCTGCAGCTTGTGGCCTCGCGCAGTGATGTCACTCAGGAGGCAAAGAGGCTGACGTGCACTGTTGGTGAGGaacacccccctcccaaaaaaagctTCCAGAACGGAACGCTGGGTCCCCCTAAATATAGATCAGAGGAGAGAGACTGGGATCAGCTGGTCTGTGCCCACATATAACCTTAGAACCAGTATGTGGTGTCACATTTAAACTCACTGGAACCCGAAGGAAACCAGTGCAAACTGGGACCAAAGCCAGAGCCTCCAGTTGGGAACATGGTGTGTCCACAAGCTGTGTTCTCTCTGCTTTTACTGGATCAGACAGAAATCCTTTCACACATGCTAAGCTCAGTACCTGTGAGGCGCTtccctccactctcctctcacgTCGATGTGGCGTCCCCGGCAGCACCTCTGAGCGTCGCCTCTTTGAACTGCACTTCCTGGACGCCAGCGCCCTTCCTCGTCTGTCGCTGGCGGCGGTTGGCGGTCGACAGAATCGCTGGATCTTTACAGCTTTGATGGTTTTCTACTtgatgttttacattttttttgtgtgtgtttctgctcaaTCATAATTTAAACAGGTTTAATGCACCAAACAGGAGGCGATTGTTCATTTTCCTGGTTTCAGAGGCGCCGCCTGCTCTTTTACTCATTGCAGTTTTGAAactcctcctgcctccatccTCGTCCACACcgccacaggaagtggaggtggtTGCTCCTCGCAGCAACCTGGCTGTGATTCCACACGATAACCAACAACGAAGAAGGTTCCCTCTGGCGACGATGCTCAGCGTGACGTCAGTGCACATGTGTACATGGCGGGGAGGCAcgaggcagaggagggaggtgggctTTGCACTGTGATGTAATATCAGtggccctttttttttaagtgatgCTGCATCCTGCAGCAACACTGAAGAGCTCATCCTCCTATTGGGTGAGAATGAAACCATGTGACAGAGAGGAGTACGTCTGCAAACGATGCTATTCTTTCAAatctgccactgttgtttgaGTCGTAGATAAGAATACAGATGGCGTGTTTAACCACAATGCAGTGATGGAATAACTATAAAAATGACGACgctttaaatgttaaaatgtagTCCAGTTTAATGTGACCTGCGTTGACCAGGCAGGGAGCGGGTTATCAATGGGCTTAgggcgccatctgctggcggACTGGGTGAATTAGCGTCTCTAAACCAAACGCATCTTAGACTTTGGTATTAAAGTCAAACTCCTTGATTATTCAAGATCAAtgcgtttcttttttccccccaagggACATTTCTGAGATGTTTCCTACAGATAATGCTTCAGGGTGAGTTTCCTACGAACAGCTTATGGCTTTTCTATAATTATGCTATAGTTATTGCTCTTGCTAATTTGTTCTGCAGGATTAAAATAAACTCAGTTTAAGTGTTTCAGAATATTCAGACGATCAACGGGAGATAAACATATTTTATTAATTCAATAAGTATGTTAAATCGACATTTCATCTTGGGAAAAACTACTGATTAAACTTTTAAAATTGTATTCAATACCACCAAACCTGAGAGACTACTCTAATTTTACTGCTAATAAATTCtccccaaaaagaaaaacttaaATTTAAAACAACTTTCAACCCACCTTGTAGTATTTGTTTCTCATTTCCTAACCCCTCCTAATTGCTCATTTCCTGCCTCGACTTCTTCTTTGGTGTACAGGCGATCCCGAGCTCGCTGCTGCCGCCTACAGGACATTAAAGACCAAGACAGGCGTGATCCAAAAGGGCTGCAAatacatcttttttcccccatcacGTCGAAAACCATAAGTACACTAAAAACTCAttcaccttaaaaaaaaaaaagacacaacagATAAATGTCCATGAAACTGAGTTTAATAGACTGTTAAAAATAAGGCTATGATGCTGTTGTAACAAACACTGACCAGGAGAAACCAACAATATGGCATCTAGATGCACCTGGTACAATAGATAAAAGTGGCCGATCTTTAGGTTATTAATGATGGACATACTGTACAATGAtcacacgcgcacaaacacacgctcaaAATCAATCACACATCGACAAAGGTGTCCTGCATCCAAACCAAATCCTACTTGTGCACAAGTACtgtaaacacaaatacacagatTGATCCACCCAGAACAGCATTAGTAAAAGAAAAttagtctttaaaaaaaaaacatgcatagCTTAGTGCATGAGCGTGTTGTCCGTGAGTTGTTTGCACTTTGATAGGATGGTGGGTCAAAAGTGGGTGGGTCCTACTGCTCATTACCCCATTGTTCTCATTTTAGCCAGTATTAACAATCAAACTCGTGCTTTAGAATAGTTTGTTCGTATAGAAAGTTACATTCTGAGCTCCCGATAGGCTCTgtcatgaaaaaataaatactggcATGGCAGAAACATGAAAACCGGTCCCTGATCCAATGAAAACACCCGTTTTATATTGGCTACAATCATTGTTCAAAAATGTTAATGACGCTAAAGATAATAACAAAAATGGAATGTTGAAGCAATCAGAATAACCTTTCTAAAGGGCCATTTGCATTGccaataaaagtaaaaatatttCTTAGATTCAAGCTTATTTCCAACAGGATGAAACACTAAGACTAAGAAAACTCTCAAGTTGAAATAGCAGATTATTTCAGGGTTCTTCTGGTATGATTTGGTCACCGAGGAGAATTAGTGAATTAGAGTTGGTGCCTGATGCACATCATCGCTGCCTCTCAGCGGCTAACGTGCGTAGCTTAAAGTGCCGATAAGCTGAAACAAACATGTAGCACATGCGGACGTTCCTCACGTTAGGGATGAATGCTACGCTAAAATACGACAAAGGTCTTCTAGTTTACATCTGAACTGTGCAGGTGACACATTAGCCAGGCTGGTCTGGCATCATTAGGCGTTGCTACAGATTCTTCCCGCGCAGCTTTACCGCTGAATTTCACTTCATTTTGTTTGTGACAGcagctaaaaacacaaataaacaactaAAAACCAGAACCTAATAAAACTAATACCGGTATTTAATTTGATGCACGTGCATTTGAGCTGTAGGCAGCAGATCGATGCCAAATACTGATAATTAAAAATGaacgcttacacacacacacacgcacgcacgcacacacagttcAAATATGTACAGTttacaaatgtataaaagacaattcttttttctcttttacgCCGACTTTCCTTCTGGTTCCCTTTTAACCTTTTCAGACACACCACCTGATCACACTACCTGACCACGACACGCGTCTCTGCGTTGACTTGATTTGTTCCTGTTTGCACCTACTTTTCCATCCCAGCGGAAGAAACGTCCTCCTCCCCGGTTTCAATAGCCTTCAGAATGCACTGTACAAAAATGGActaaaaaggttgtttttggACAGTCAGAACACAAGGAGATATGAAAGTGTTGGGCCATGCAGGGTCGGGTGGGCGGCTCTGACACTGACAGCCTGATTATTGTATGTTTCAGTCATGGGACGTTGCGACCTGCCAGACGATGAGGTGGCTCCGCTCGTCCGTGGCTGGCGCTGGCTGTTGGCCCGCCGTTGGCTCGGATAAACCGTCCAGCTCGCCGCCTTCGTcgcctgaggaggaagatgaggaggaagatgaggagtcAGGCGGCTGCCAGGTGGAGACAGCAGAGCGGAGACGAGGTCGCCAGCCTCGGTGTGACACACTCACCCAACCTGAAGTCGATGTAGCCTTCGCCTCCGCTCATTACCAGACATGTTTTGGGGTCTGCCGTGTTAGTCGCCGTGTCGGAGGATTCAGAGGGAGGGTCGTCGGAGCCTGAGTCTGTGGTGCCTGGAGGGGGGAGAGCGCGACCTGTCCACAGGGGACAACAGGTTTAGTTCGGCTGGTCTGATAAATAACAGACCATTTTGAACCTGCGAAGCGGTGTTTACGAAGCACTCACCTGGCACGGTCACAAAAAACTTGACAGCGTTCCGGTGTCCATGGAAACAGAGCTGGGCGTGGGCCATGGAGCAGTACGGCACCGCGCTGGCTGTCACGCCGCACTCCAAACTGTCGTCGCCATAAACGCGGACAGCAGTGCCAGGACGATTCGGTGCCCCTCCTGGTGTCTTGTTGGCTGAAAAAAGGGGGAATTACAGATACTGAAGCTGTGGGAAACATACGAGACCCtcagagccgccgccgccgctcctaCACCAGGTCTAAATGCCGAGGAATTCACACCTTCAGATAAGGGGATGGAGATGATGACGCCATTTCCGGTCCCGACCCACAGGCGGCTGCAGGACACCACCAAAGCTGTGATTCTCACAAAAGAGAAGCCCAGTTTGCCCGTTCCTGCAACGCACACAAGCCCCATTTAACGACCCACCAGGAGAGCTGGCAGAAATGAAGTCAGCGAGCAGACCAAGTGTCCTTACCCAGCATCTTGCTGACGTAGGGTTCGATGTCCACGTCCTGAAGGTGCTGGTAGGTGTGAGCGTGGAACAGGCGCAGAGTGGAATCCAGGCGGATGGACACCCAGATGCCGTCTCCCACCCAGGCCAGCTGCCGTATTTGGCTCTCCTTGCGTGGGTGAGCGTCGAAGGACTTCTGCTCACGGGTGACAGATCGTGACGGTGTGACGTGATGTGACGACACATATGTAACCACGTTTCTCTTTGGGGGAGACCCCTACCTCTATTCTCATGGCCTTGGGCTGGATGACGTAAATCTTGTTCCTGTATCCGCACCACACCTTTTCATGGACCACCACCATGCAGCGAATCGAGTGGTGGGGCCGGCCCAGATCCAACAGGTGGTAGTTGGTTAGATCCCACTGACCATCTGAAACACCCATTATCAGTCACCCTTTCTCTTAACCACAGAGGAGACAAACTCAGACTTACCAACGCCTCTGTGGAAGATTGCTATTGTCCCATCAGCCAACGCCACGAGGACTCTTCCTTTCACGTGTCTGTACGAAGAATGGAAGCCATATTCCTGCTTTCTTCTGGTAATAATCTAATAATACTTGGGAGGTTTACTCACACTATGCTGAGGATGGAGTCCTTCAGTTTGATGGCGTGGAGACACTTCCTCCATCGTGCCACAGCTGAATGGACATACAGACTttaaagaaggggaaaaaagggttaTGGACGATGCTTTTGGTTCAGttcacattaaaaaataactaTGAAACAACAATGAAACTGAGGATGCACCCTTCTGACAAGGACTTGTTTTTAAGACATTAATTGATCATTTATAGGAAAacggcgccctctagtggatgACATGCTGCTCACCATCCGTTCTGGGCTCCGAGCCACATGGTTGGGAGGGCGCTGCTCATCTTCTGGATCTCCCCCTCGGGTGGCTCTTTTGAGTCCTCTGGCAGTGAGGTAACCACATCCTGCCTGGATCACAGAGTGATGGCCAATTATTCTCATTTGACTAGAGagaatactgtaaatgtgtaaaagagaaataaaatactTTGTATCAATTTGAGAGGAATCATTAGGTTCCACCCCCAGCGGATCAGTGAAGACGTGCTCAGTGTAGATTCCCGGCTGGCTCGGATCGGCTCCCTGGTCCTCTCCTTCGTCGCCCACGCCTGCGTTAGCCTCTGTCGCTTCTGTCGCCTCTTCTGCTGGAGGAACTCCGTCTTCCGTTGGACTGGTCTCTCTGGACAGATCAACTGAAGACGCCAGAATATGACTAGATAATCAACCACCTTCTGAACAGGATTACTCAGCTTGTTTTTGACTGATGCTCATGTCTGGTGCAAGCAGCAGGTGGGGGATGAGGGGAGAATACCTGAGGCAGAGACGCCGACATGTTCCGCCGCCTGTTCGCTCAACCCTGAACTGGCTGTTTGCGGTATGGCAGTAATTCCCTCCGCTGTCATGGCACCATCGCTGCCAGCACAGCCCATGGTGGCGGCTGGCGAAGCCCCATCTCCTTGGCTAGCCTCCGTGTCTTGGGGAACCTCTTCGCCTGCTGGAAAATCAGTCTCCAACAcgcctgacaaaaaaaaaaaacaccacaaacttTAAAGATCCACTGTCCCTATGAAAATAAATGATGCGGTCATGTCTGGTCCGGGCCTACCTGGTACACTAGCGATACAGCCCACGTGGGTGTTGCAAGCGTAGAAGCTGTCGAGCAGGTCAGCGGGCTGCGTGGCGTCCAGCACCATAACCTTGGTGGAGGAGTTAGAGCTGATGCACACCCACACCCTACTGGACATCTCgtcctgcagcaccagctcctTGTCCTGGTCCCCTCTCTCCTGGATATAGAAATAAAAATCATAACAAAGTGTACAACTGCCCAACCACAACGCACTTCTCCTTACCTTATTCTCCTGTTCTAACTGGTCCAGGCTACTCTGGGAACCCCCGGCCTGTTTGATGAGTTCGGAGGCATGTGCTGCCCTCCCCCCAGAGAGGTTAACTCCTGCAGCACACCACAGCTGGAACACACACGGCGTTTAACCACGTAAAGATATCAGAAACTGTCCACAAAGAGGATGGCATATTGTTCAATATTAGCTCATGGACCTCCATACCTTCATAGAAGCATCGTTCTGCTCCAGAGGCCTCAAGTATACTGGCACAGGTAAGTTTATTTTGGTCTCCACCTGTCCACCATTTGCCACCTAACAGAAGATAAACAGGAAAGCACAATTAGAGTTTTCAATAAGAGAGGAAGTCATTGCAAATGCAGGAGCTGTTGCCATTTTCTCACCTTGTATTTATTGGGTAAACTCCAACCGTGCGCAGTGACTCGCCCGTCCTCCTTCTGCATGTGGGCCTTGACCTGTCTGTACTGGgctctcttctgctcttttcGCGACGGAGAACTGCACGGGTCCTTGCTGCAAACAGAGCAGGGGTCAGCCGATGCGCGACACTGCAGTTTatcttttcaaaaataaaataaaaataataatgttgTGAGAATACAGAAAACAGCCACTCCAACTCACTCTTCATTGAGGAAGTCAAAAGTCTTGGACTTCTCAGTTGGGAACTGGGAAAAGGTGCTACTCCTCTTCACCAGGCTACCTGGGGCGTTGTACTTGACATTAGACTCCGCCTTCTTCATCGCCGGcacgctggaggaggagctaaagagtctgctgaagctgcaggtggCAGAGATACAGACAGTCAGATGTAAACAGAGGAgtgaactggggaaaagggagTTGGGGGAGGGTCACGGACCGGCCAGAGGCCTGAAGGACCATGGTGAATACTGAGGGTGACATGAAGCATGCAGAGTCTGCATTGCAGATAGTTGTGTAGTTTGTAACCGTGACAAATAAAATCATCCATACACCAACCAATAGAAAGGATTTTAATGCACACTGCAgactttttttaatttaaaagtcATCTTAACAGTGTTTATCAAAAATATTGTTAGTATTTACAATAGTTAAagctgatgtaaaaaaaaaaaaacgtcctGGGAATAGAGCACAACTCCTGACTGCATATGTGCATGCATGGGCTCCATCCATGTTTAGTTCCTGACCAGCAAAAAGAACAGAATAACATCCAAAATGGCAGAGAGCAAGCAGGGTGGAAAAgccccctgggggggggggggggggggggggggggagtcatcTATTAGTAGCATACAGAGAGAAAAGATCATGAGGAAACTAGCACAACACACTGAAGTAGGATCAGTTTGTAACGGAGCTTGTGTGTGTCCATGAGGGAAGAAGAGAGCGGTTTGGCCGGGAGGAGATTCATGAAACCATCTTTACCTAACGCTGCCATTTGCAAACAGCAAATCCCGGACAAGATGAGATAAAAGAAACGGATTTGAACTTTTGAAGGCAGAAGATGCACCCTGATGTCAACAGCCCGACAGGCTCTGAAGCCTTGGTTGTTTCTAAGAGTGAAAAAGGGGGTGTGGGGAGCGGGGACTTACAACTGCCAGATGCTGGACTTCTTTTTTTCCGCAAGTGCTGGGTTTTCTCTGGATGCCCTGGAGGAGATGGCGAGACCATACGTATTATGTCAGCAGGTCATCAACTGTCACGTGCTCGTGCTCTTCTACAGCTTTGTGGTCTGCACCTGATCATCTCTGTCCACCTcacagcctcctgcagctccatcagcctCTCTTTGTATTGATTGCGTTCCATCAGCACTCGAGCCATTTCCACCCGGGTGAAGCGCTTCCTCTGGGCCGTCGGCACGTCGCTCTGTGGCAGCACACAGAGACAGTTCGTATCACACCGCAGGAATCTTGGCAGGGGGCGTACGCACGCATCCCCGTGTAAAATACTcacatcctcttcatctttatttttgtttttcatgtcCTCCACTTCAAGCCGCACTCTGGAAGAGATCCTTTATCAGCTGactgttctgctgcaggtggctCAGTGCTGCAGACTTACTTtttcagttcctcctccagctctctgttcTTGTCCTCCAGCTTGGTCTTGGCCTGCAGGACTGCCTCCAGCTCCCCCTCAAACATCTCCTTCTCGCAGGTCAGTTCGTCCACCTTCAAGATCAAATCTTTGTTCACTACGTTCAGGGCGTTCCTGCGGAGACAGAAATGAGGGCAGAATATCGCAGGTGGACGCGTTGACAGTCAAGACAGAAATCAAGTACATACTTTGTCTCAAGCAGTTGTGAATTCTCCTGAATGAGATTTTCAACCTCCCGGCCCATTCCTGAAGAGAAATGGTAAATTAAACCAGAGTCTAAGGCAATTAAAAACTATCTGACAACAATCTGCAAGCGTAACTAGGACTACAATCCAGTTACAGATTATTCTGTgataaaacacacaagaaagatgaaaaatatCTCCCACTGAGATATTTAATATCGGTGTTTTCACAGGACGAAGAACTACCACAGCACACAAATGCACAGCaggtgtcacatgactgacaggagaaggatggAGAGGCTGGGTGGGGTCTTACCAATCAAACTAAGGTCTGAGAAAACCATGCAATCCAAGCCAGGCGGAAAGAacgggggagagagagagatggagataTAGTTTGAGACAGTGGAATGACCAAACTGATGAAGGAgccagagctgaacagctgCTGGCTCCACAGGCAAAACATGTCGCTTGTTCTTCGAAGCTATAAGATACAAACATTGCAGCAGTGGgaagacagaaaacaggagaaatAATAAGAGTTTCAACTGTAAAAAGTCAAAAGTCAAAAACAGTAAGATCATCACTCATGCACCACACACACTGCTCGCTGGTTATCAAAagtaaaggagaggagggaagaagaaTAAAAAGGGGTCCAGAAGTAGGAAATGTAAAAGAAgggaaggaagaagaggaaagggaAATGGAGAAGGAGtatgagaatgaggaggaggaggaggaaaggcagAAGAAGAGTAAGGGAATAAAGGAGGAGGATAAGAAGCTGTGAGTTGCAGTGATGATGAGTATGTTTCTAAAGTAGAGGGCAGGGGGACGTGGTCTTTATGGAAGGAAAGGTTCAGGTTTGAGGTCATACACACCAGAGTACTCCACTGGGATTATGGACAAAAGCCAGAGGATGAGACACAGGAGAAAGAGGTGATGTTAACATGGGAAAATGGGTAACGCTGCGTATCACAGCTGGACCAAAGCAAGGAGTGCTGGAATTTCTGCTACATTCAAAACTAAGACAGTCAAGAGAGGAACAGTCCAGACATGACAGCAGAACTTCAGAGTATTTacaggaatttaaaaaacagtACAGAGACTGGTATTACACAAATGAGGCAACTTATTATTTAGCAGATAATCGTGCTGATACCAATACTGACCATTAAACCTTGATGAGTGAAAACCTGTGTGATTGGTGACACAGCAATACTGTGGCCAACACAACCAACTTCACGACACACTTAAAGCCTTCACTCACCCAGCAGATCGGCGCCCTCATCAACATCCCCTATGAGCCCAGTCCCCGCAGACGACAGCTCTTCAAAC from Takifugu rubripes chromosome 5, fTakRub1.2, whole genome shotgun sequence includes the following:
- the LOC101067997 gene encoding C-Jun-amino-terminal kinase-interacting protein 4-like isoform X2; the encoded protein is MELEDGVVYQDDPGTSAMMSERVSGLANSIYREFERLIGKYDEDVVKELMPLVVAVLENLDSVFAENQEHEVELELLKEDNEQLITQYEREKALRKHAEEKFIEFEDVHEQDKKDLQSHVDRMESHSRQLELKIKNYADQIGRLEEREVELKKEYNSLHQRHTEMIHNYMEHVERIKLQQFNETSETSTVSRVRRERPLSLGIFPSSGGGSLLTPDPQARSETLNAENWRFADPSQPRSNTNLKLDFADPQKEREGKSARDSTWGNSLADDCKDELLDFTGSKSATPMSTTASDMEREDGNSKSTEVQAAPGTRSISVGLPENEDNTDVQDIIESTPELDMDLIGYQPCSTPTKGIENMAFDRNTDSLFEELSSAGTGLIGDVDEGADLLVEYSDLSLIGMGREVENLIQENSQLLETKNALNVVNKDLILKVDELTCEKEMFEGELEAVLQAKTKLEDKNRELEEELKKVRLEVEDMKNKNKDEEDVSILHGDACVRPLPRFLRCDTNCLCVLPQSDVPTAQRKRFTRVEMARVLMERNQYKERLMELQEAVRWTEMIRASRENPALAEKKKSSIWQFFSRLFSSSSSVPAMKKAESNVKYNAPGSLVKRSSTFSQFPTEKSKTFDFLNEDKDPCSSPSRKEQKRAQYRQVKAHMQKEDGRVTAHGWSLPNKYKVANGGQVETKINLPVPVYLRPLEQNDASMKLWCAAGVNLSGGRAAHASELIKQAGGSQSSLDQLEQENKERGDQDKELVLQDEMSSRVWVCISSNSSTKVMVLDATQPADLLDSFYACNTHVGCIASVPGVLETDFPAGEEVPQDTEASQGDGASPAATMGCAGSDGAMTAEGITAIPQTASSGLSEQAAEHVGVSASVDLSRETSPTEDGVPPAEEATEATEANAGVGDEGEDQGADPSQPGIYTEHVFTDPLGVEPNDSSQIDTKQDVVTSLPEDSKEPPEGEIQKMSSALPTMWLGAQNGCLYVHSAVARWRKCLHAIKLKDSILSIVHVKGRVLVALADGTIAIFHRGVDGQWDLTNYHLLDLGRPHHSIRCMVVVHEKVWCGYRNKIYVIQPKAMRIEKSFDAHPRKESQIRQLAWVGDGIWVSIRLDSTLRLFHAHTYQHLQDVDIEPYVSKMLGTGKLGFSFVRITALVVSCSRLWVGTGNGVIISIPLSEANKTPGGAPNRPGTAVRVYGDDSLECGVTASAVPYCSMAHAQLCFHGHRNAVKFFVTVPGRALPPPGTTDSGSDDPPSESSDTATNTADPKTCLVMSGGEGYIDFRLGDEGGELDGLSEPTAGQQPAPATDERSHLIVWQVATSHD
- the LOC101067997 gene encoding C-Jun-amino-terminal kinase-interacting protein 4-like isoform X3, producing MELEDGVVYQDDPGTSAMMSERVSGLANSIYREFERLIGKYDEDVVKELMPLVVAVLENLDSVFAENQEHEVELELLKEDNEQLITQYEREKALRKHAEEKFIEFEDVHEQDKKDLQSHVDRMESHSRQLELKIKNYADQIGRLEEREVELKKEYNSLHQRHTEMIHNYMEHVERIKLQQFNETSETSTVSRVRRERPLSLGIFPSSGGGSLLTPDPQARSETLNAENWRFADPSQPRSNTNLKQLDFADPQKEREGKSARDSTWGNSLADDCKDELLDFTGSKSATPMSTTASDMEREDGNSKSTEVQAAPGTRSISVGLPENEDNTDVQDIIESTPELDMDLIGYQPCSTPTKGIENMAFDRNTDSLFEELSSAGTGLIGDVDEGADLLDLSLIGMGREVENLIQENSQLLETKNALNVVNKDLILKVDELTCEKEMFEGELEAVLQAKTKLEDKNRELEEELKKVRLEVEDMKNKNKDEEDVSILHGDACVRPLPRFLRCDTNCLCVLPQSDVPTAQRKRFTRVEMARVLMERNQYKERLMELQEAVRWTEMIRASRENPALAEKKKSSIWQFFSRLFSSSSSVPAMKKAESNVKYNAPGSLVKRSSTFSQFPTEKSKTFDFLNEDKDPCSSPSRKEQKRAQYRQVKAHMQKEDGRVTAHGWSLPNKYKVANGGQVETKINLPVPVYLRPLEQNDASMKLWCAAGVNLSGGRAAHASELIKQAGGSQSSLDQLEQENKERGDQDKELVLQDEMSSRVWVCISSNSSTKVMVLDATQPADLLDSFYACNTHVGCIASVPGVLETDFPAGEEVPQDTEASQGDGASPAATMGCAGSDGAMTAEGITAIPQTASSGLSEQAAEHVGVSASVDLSRETSPTEDGVPPAEEATEATEANAGVGDEGEDQGADPSQPGIYTEHVFTDPLGVEPNDSSQIDTKQDVVTSLPEDSKEPPEGEIQKMSSALPTMWLGAQNGCLYVHSAVARWRKCLHAIKLKDSILSIVHVKGRVLVALADGTIAIFHRGVDGQWDLTNYHLLDLGRPHHSIRCMVVVHEKVWCGYRNKIYVIQPKAMRIEKSFDAHPRKESQIRQLAWVGDGIWVSIRLDSTLRLFHAHTYQHLQDVDIEPYVSKMLGTGKLGFSFVRITALVVSCSRLWVGTGNGVIISIPLSEANKTPGGAPNRPGTAVRVYGDDSLECGVTASAVPYCSMAHAQLCFHGHRNAVKFFVTVPGRALPPPGTTDSGSDDPPSESSDTATNTADPKTCLVMSGGEGYIDFRLGDEGGELDGLSEPTAGQQPAPATDERSHLIVWQVATSHD
- the LOC101067997 gene encoding C-Jun-amino-terminal kinase-interacting protein 4-like isoform X4, with product MELEDGVVYQDDPGTSAMMSERVSGLANSIYREFERLIGKYDEDVVKELMPLVVAVLENLDSVFAENQEHEVELELLKEDNEQLITQYEREKALRKHAEEKFIEFEDVHEQDKKDLQSHVDRMESHSRQLELKIKNYADQIGRLEEREVELKKEYNSLHQRHTEMIHNYMEHVERIKLQQFNETSETSTVSRVRRERPLSLGIFPSSGGGSLLTPDPQARSETLNAENWRFADPSQPRSNTNLKQLDFADPQKEREGKSARDSTWGNSLADDCKDELLDFTGSKSATPMSTTASDMEREDGNSKSTEVQAAPGTRSISVGLPENEDNTDVQDIIESTPELDMDLIGYQPCSTPTKGIENMAFDRNTDSLFEELSSAGTGLIGDVDEGADLLVEYSGMGREVENLIQENSQLLETKNALNVVNKDLILKVDELTCEKEMFEGELEAVLQAKTKLEDKNRELEEELKKVRLEVEDMKNKNKDEEDVSILHGDACVRPLPRFLRCDTNCLCVLPQSDVPTAQRKRFTRVEMARVLMERNQYKERLMELQEAVRWTEMIRASRENPALAEKKKSSIWQFFSRLFSSSSSVPAMKKAESNVKYNAPGSLVKRSSTFSQFPTEKSKTFDFLNEDKDPCSSPSRKEQKRAQYRQVKAHMQKEDGRVTAHGWSLPNKYKVANGGQVETKINLPVPVYLRPLEQNDASMKLWCAAGVNLSGGRAAHASELIKQAGGSQSSLDQLEQENKERGDQDKELVLQDEMSSRVWVCISSNSSTKVMVLDATQPADLLDSFYACNTHVGCIASVPGVLETDFPAGEEVPQDTEASQGDGASPAATMGCAGSDGAMTAEGITAIPQTASSGLSEQAAEHVGVSASVDLSRETSPTEDGVPPAEEATEATEANAGVGDEGEDQGADPSQPGIYTEHVFTDPLGVEPNDSSQIDTKQDVVTSLPEDSKEPPEGEIQKMSSALPTMWLGAQNGCLYVHSAVARWRKCLHAIKLKDSILSIVHVKGRVLVALADGTIAIFHRGVDGQWDLTNYHLLDLGRPHHSIRCMVVVHEKVWCGYRNKIYVIQPKAMRIEKSFDAHPRKESQIRQLAWVGDGIWVSIRLDSTLRLFHAHTYQHLQDVDIEPYVSKMLGTGKLGFSFVRITALVVSCSRLWVGTGNGVIISIPLSEANKTPGGAPNRPGTAVRVYGDDSLECGVTASAVPYCSMAHAQLCFHGHRNAVKFFVTVPGRALPPPGTTDSGSDDPPSESSDTATNTADPKTCLVMSGGEGYIDFRLGDEGGELDGLSEPTAGQQPAPATDERSHLIVWQVATSHD
- the LOC101067997 gene encoding C-Jun-amino-terminal kinase-interacting protein 4-like isoform X1, with amino-acid sequence MELEDGVVYQDDPGTSAMMSERVSGLANSIYREFERLIGKYDEDVVKELMPLVVAVLENLDSVFAENQEHEVELELLKEDNEQLITQYEREKALRKHAEEKFIEFEDVHEQDKKDLQSHVDRMESHSRQLELKIKNYADQIGRLEEREVELKKEYNSLHQRHTEMIHNYMEHVERIKLQQFNETSETSTVSRVRRERPLSLGIFPSSGGGSLLTPDPQARSETLNAENWRFADPSQPRSNTNLKQLDFADPQKEREGKSARDSTWGNSLADDCKDELLDFTGSKSATPMSTTASDMEREDGNSKSTEVQAAPGTRSISVGLPENEDNTDVQDIIESTPELDMDLIGYQPCSTPTKGIENMAFDRNTDSLFEELSSAGTGLIGDVDEGADLLVEYSDLSLIGMGREVENLIQENSQLLETKNALNVVNKDLILKVDELTCEKEMFEGELEAVLQAKTKLEDKNRELEEELKKVRLEVEDMKNKNKDEEDVSILHGDACVRPLPRFLRCDTNCLCVLPQSDVPTAQRKRFTRVEMARVLMERNQYKERLMELQEAVRWTEMIRASRENPALAEKKKSSIWQFFSRLFSSSSSVPAMKKAESNVKYNAPGSLVKRSSTFSQFPTEKSKTFDFLNEDKDPCSSPSRKEQKRAQYRQVKAHMQKEDGRVTAHGWSLPNKYKVANGGQVETKINLPVPVYLRPLEQNDASMKLWCAAGVNLSGGRAAHASELIKQAGGSQSSLDQLEQENKERGDQDKELVLQDEMSSRVWVCISSNSSTKVMVLDATQPADLLDSFYACNTHVGCIASVPGVLETDFPAGEEVPQDTEASQGDGASPAATMGCAGSDGAMTAEGITAIPQTASSGLSEQAAEHVGVSASVDLSRETSPTEDGVPPAEEATEATEANAGVGDEGEDQGADPSQPGIYTEHVFTDPLGVEPNDSSQIDTKQDVVTSLPEDSKEPPEGEIQKMSSALPTMWLGAQNGCLYVHSAVARWRKCLHAIKLKDSILSIVHVKGRVLVALADGTIAIFHRGVDGQWDLTNYHLLDLGRPHHSIRCMVVVHEKVWCGYRNKIYVIQPKAMRIEKSFDAHPRKESQIRQLAWVGDGIWVSIRLDSTLRLFHAHTYQHLQDVDIEPYVSKMLGTGKLGFSFVRITALVVSCSRLWVGTGNGVIISIPLSEANKTPGGAPNRPGTAVRVYGDDSLECGVTASAVPYCSMAHAQLCFHGHRNAVKFFVTVPGRALPPPGTTDSGSDDPPSESSDTATNTADPKTCLVMSGGEGYIDFRLGDEGGELDGLSEPTAGQQPAPATDERSHLIVWQVATSHD